One Chloroflexota bacterium genomic window carries:
- the hisF gene encoding imidazole glycerol phosphate synthase subunit HisF, translated as MLAKRIIPCLDVKDGRVVKGVNFVGLRDAGDPVEQARAYDAEGADELVFLDISATPEGRATVAPMVRRVADEVFLPLTVGGGIRAVDDMRAILLAGADKVSINSAAVKTPELITAGAEKFGSQCIVVAIDAKRRDNPISARSVQSPTWEVYVSGGRTPTGLDAVEWARRVVELGAGEILLTSIDADGTKNGYDLALTRAVAEAVSVPVIASGGAGKLEHFAEVLTAGGAEAALAASLFHDKVLSVGEVKSYLAGHGIIVRR; from the coding sequence ATGCTAGCCAAACGAATCATCCCCTGCCTTGATGTCAAAGATGGCCGCGTGGTCAAGGGCGTGAACTTCGTGGGCTTGCGCGATGCGGGCGACCCGGTGGAGCAGGCCAGGGCTTACGACGCCGAAGGCGCGGACGAGTTGGTATTTCTCGACATCTCGGCCACGCCCGAAGGCCGGGCAACGGTTGCGCCGATGGTGCGCCGCGTGGCCGACGAAGTTTTTCTGCCGCTCACCGTCGGCGGCGGCATTCGCGCGGTTGACGACATGCGCGCTATTTTGCTGGCCGGGGCCGATAAGGTGAGCATCAACTCGGCGGCGGTCAAAACGCCGGAGCTGATCACGGCGGGCGCGGAGAAGTTCGGAAGCCAGTGTATCGTCGTTGCGATTGATGCGAAGAGAAGAGATAATCCTATCTCTGCGCGAAGCGTCCAATCTCCAACATGGGAAGTCTACGTCTCCGGCGGTCGCACTCCTACCGGCCTCGACGCCGTCGAGTGGGCGCGGCGAGTGGTTGAGCTGGGGGCGGGCGAAATCCTGCTGACGAGTATTGACGCCGACGGCACCAAAAACGGGTATGATCTGGCGCTCACCCGCGCTGTGGCCGAAGCAGTTTCCGTGCCGGTCATCGCCAGCGGCGGCGCAGGCAAGCTGGAGCACTTTGCCGAAGTGCTGACGGCGGGCGGCGCAGAGGCCGCTCTCGCCGCCTCGCTCTTTCACGATAAAGTGTTGTCAGTCGGCGAAGTGAAGTCTTACCTGGCCGGACATGGCATTATTGTGAGACGTTGA
- the hisA gene encoding 1-(5-phosphoribosyl)-5-[(5-phosphoribosylamino)methylideneamino]imidazole-4-carboxamide isomerase, protein MPKFVIYPAIDLRNGQVVRLAQGDLARTTTYSDDPAGTARRWQAEGARWLHVVNLDGAFGHESTPTRSVQSLISILSTGLNIQFGGGLRDLESIRQTMQLGVSRAVIGTAAVENPALVDEALAEFGPERIAVGVDAKEGRVRIKGWAVEAAVTAIDLARRLRTQGVQTIIFTDVSRDGIGIGVNVESSSALAQDSGLAVIASGGVASADDVHRVRDAGLAGIIIGRALYEGHLNLQSLISNL, encoded by the coding sequence ATGCCAAAGTTTGTAATCTATCCTGCCATCGATCTCCGCAACGGCCAGGTTGTTCGCCTGGCGCAGGGCGACTTGGCGCGGACGACGACTTATAGCGACGACCCGGCGGGAACAGCGCGCCGCTGGCAAGCCGAAGGCGCAAGATGGCTGCACGTCGTCAACCTTGATGGCGCGTTCGGCCACGAGTCGACTCCCACACGAAGCGTCCAATCTCTAATCTCCATTCTCTCCACCGGTCTCAACATTCAATTTGGCGGCGGCTTGCGCGACCTTGAGTCAATCCGGCAGACCATGCAACTTGGCGTATCGCGGGCCGTCATCGGCACGGCGGCGGTGGAGAATCCGGCGCTGGTGGATGAGGCGCTGGCCGAGTTTGGGCCAGAGCGAATCGCGGTCGGCGTGGATGCGAAAGAGGGGCGGGTGAGAATCAAGGGCTGGGCTGTAGAGGCGGCTGTAACGGCAATTGATCTGGCCCGGCGATTGCGCACTCAGGGCGTCCAAACGATCATCTTCACCGATGTGTCGCGAGACGGGATCGGAATCGGCGTCAACGTGGAATCATCTTCGGCTCTGGCGCAAGACTCCGGTTTGGCCGTCATCGCCTCCGGCGGCGTAGCGAGCGCCGACGACGTTCACCGCGTCCGCGATGCCGGACTCGCCGGTATCATTATCGGTCGCGCCCTGTACGAAGGCCACCTCAATCTCCAATCTCTAATCTCTAATCTCTGA